A single region of the Candidatus Zixiibacteriota bacterium genome encodes:
- a CDS encoding methyltransferase domain-containing protein, with translation MTSAKPWYQTFFHDFRPLFGILPQKRTHEHIRFIIKKLGLRKGSRFLDCPCGIGRIALPLAAKGIRVTGVDLSQEYLDELAATAKKRRLKIELERADMRRVTFDRRFDAAANLWTSFGYFENDAEEMKTIRAMYRALKPGGKFLLHVINRDYIIAHYTPSDVIECGDVFSFEERKFDYATSVNKGVWRFLKDGKLSSHNIGIRMYSYHELIAMFRKAGFVDIEGFGGTKDEPISRDSSMMFVVGTRPE, from the coding sequence GTGACTTCAGCCAAACCCTGGTACCAGACGTTCTTCCACGATTTTCGGCCCCTGTTTGGGATTCTCCCCCAAAAACGAACCCATGAGCATATTCGCTTCATCATCAAGAAGCTCGGACTCAGAAAAGGGAGCAGGTTTCTGGATTGTCCCTGCGGAATCGGGCGGATAGCGCTGCCGCTCGCCGCTAAAGGGATTCGGGTCACCGGTGTCGATCTCTCCCAAGAATATCTCGATGAACTCGCGGCGACTGCAAAGAAACGGCGGCTGAAGATCGAACTCGAGCGTGCGGACATGCGGCGGGTGACGTTCGACCGTCGGTTTGACGCCGCCGCCAACCTGTGGACCTCGTTCGGGTATTTTGAAAACGATGCCGAGGAAATGAAAACCATTCGCGCCATGTACCGGGCACTCAAGCCGGGAGGGAAATTCCTGCTGCATGTCATCAACCGCGATTACATCATCGCCCACTACACACCGAGCGATGTGATCGAATGCGGCGACGTTTTTTCGTTTGAAGAGCGGAAGTTTGACTACGCGACCTCAGTCAACAAAGGGGTCTGGAGGTTTTTGAAGGATGGAAAACTCTCCAGCCATAACATCGGCATCCGCATGTACTCGTATCACGAACTGATCGCGATGTTCCGCAAGGCCGGGTTTGTCGATATCGAAGGGTTTGGTGGCACTAAGGACGAGCCGATCTCACGCGACAGCAGCATGATGTTTGTCGTTGGGACACGGCCAGAGTAA
- a CDS encoding VOC family protein, producing MPEAIFIFYVADQKRSAEFYQSVLTLKPTLDVPGMTEFTLADNVKLGLMPQAGIKRLLGEALPDPALASGVPRAELYLIVKDAASFHKRALESGGEELSSLQLRDWGDWAAYSLDPDGHVLAFAELRA from the coding sequence GTGCCCGAGGCCATATTCATATTCTATGTCGCCGACCAGAAGCGAAGTGCGGAGTTTTACCAATCAGTTCTGACACTGAAGCCGACCCTTGACGTTCCCGGCATGACCGAGTTCACCCTTGCTGACAACGTCAAGCTCGGCCTGATGCCGCAGGCCGGCATCAAGCGTCTCCTGGGAGAAGCGCTGCCGGATCCGGCTTTGGCGTCGGGAGTACCGCGCGCCGAACTGTATTTGATAGTCAAGGACGCTGCATCGTTCCATAAGCGGGCTTTGGAATCGGGCGGTGAGGAACTCAGCAGTCTGCAACTTCGCGACTGGGGAGACTGGGCAGCGTATTCGCTTGACCCCGACGGGCACGTGCTGGCTTTCGCCGAACTGCGCGCGTGA
- a CDS encoding PKD domain-containing protein yields MKGRSHKLPDLTFLIMAIGICIALTSDSSAIMLCVDAGHGGSDGGNTTGITGYNEKDINLDIALNYDEFISHRFAVTCPVPQANFTHNLYGSSYPPLYHFHDWSTNEPMSWQWDFGDGTHSTLQEPVRAFYAGMYTIGLTAANACGSDDTVKQNLIYVAPCTTTTPDADGDGIGDICDNCVSVWNPGQEDCDRSGTGDVCCCSVYTGNADGDLADIVDLSDMTAIIDFLFFGGEVSCCLAESDADRSGEVDISDMQLVIDYLFFGGHLVECP; encoded by the coding sequence ATGAAAGGTCGATCTCACAAGCTGCCTGATCTCACCTTCTTGATTATGGCCATTGGGATTTGCATAGCGCTGACCTCTGATTCCAGCGCTATCATGCTGTGCGTTGATGCAGGCCACGGAGGAAGCGATGGTGGAAACACGACGGGGATAACAGGCTATAACGAAAAGGACATTAATCTCGATATAGCACTCAACTACGATGAGTTTATCTCGCACCGGTTTGCTGTCACGTGTCCGGTGCCGCAGGCCAATTTCACCCACAACCTGTATGGCTCCAGTTATCCGCCTCTGTATCACTTCCATGACTGGTCCACCAACGAGCCCATGAGTTGGCAGTGGGATTTTGGGGATGGAACGCATTCCACTTTGCAGGAACCGGTAAGGGCTTTTTATGCCGGAATGTACACGATTGGTCTAACTGCCGCGAACGCTTGTGGGTCAGATGACACAGTAAAGCAGAATCTGATCTACGTGGCACCCTGCACCACGACAACGCCGGATGCTGATGGAGATGGCATTGGAGATATTTGTGACAATTGCGTGTCCGTCTGGAATCCGGGGCAGGAGGATTGTGACAGGAGCGGTACTGGCGACGTTTGTTGCTGTTCGGTTTACACAGGCAACGCCGATGGCGACCTGGCCGATATCGTGGATCTGTCGGACATGACGGCGATTATCGATTTTCTATTCTTTGGCGGTGAAGTGTCATGCTGTTTAGCAGAGAGCGATGCTGACCGATCCGGGGAAGTAGATATATCGGACATGCAGCTTGTGATAGACTACCTGTTCTTTGGAGGCCATTTGGTTGAATGTCCATAG
- a CDS encoding GNVR domain-containing protein, translating into MPTINGNLKINDLRDLMPILRKRKWLILLPWVIVSAIIIGGSFFITPEYQAFSIVQLNKDVKLSTELQGLLGIGRAQQTSEQRREELRGYYNELTSSWYISQMATRLKLDQDPELSRRAQKAVNQATGMTLDQARLLLLQGQLQQKINVTYAGGDQIQITAESTSPAQARDMANALSDIFISEKLKQELSSIRSSQDFSDVQLQKYEKLLEDKIDEKTEFERNYLRNQLDGAITSDSNRTQIQGEIDQTQSDLNDQQTRERSLLSRLNGTEGLSAASLTLKDSEDNRRAKADLKELLRSVSELMTKYTWRDPQILNNRLRQNSLLGGIEIENKRLVTAQYENVSESTRALLTELFTTRASLDYFTAKREFLKSTLDQIKDQVNRLPEYQATIDRLDREIQSATDLRDKFKKQQEGTTISQALLQDMSSSKYRVVEPAKLPMIPFKPDRVKIIFIGIVLGLVIGCAAAVVMELLDSSFKKVEDLEQFIGLPVLGVTPKIEFLSKFKKQIA; encoded by the coding sequence GTGCCGACCATTAACGGAAATCTGAAAATCAACGACCTGCGGGACCTCATGCCGATCCTGCGGAAGCGGAAATGGCTGATTCTTCTGCCGTGGGTCATTGTCAGCGCCATCATCATCGGCGGCTCCTTTTTCATTACGCCGGAATACCAGGCGTTCAGCATTGTCCAACTCAACAAGGATGTCAAACTCTCGACTGAGTTGCAGGGCCTTCTCGGGATCGGCCGCGCGCAGCAGACCTCGGAGCAGCGGCGCGAAGAACTTCGTGGCTACTACAACGAGTTGACCTCATCGTGGTATATCTCCCAGATGGCGACCCGGCTCAAGCTGGATCAGGATCCCGAGTTGAGTCGTCGGGCGCAAAAAGCGGTCAACCAGGCCACCGGCATGACCCTGGACCAGGCTCGACTGCTTCTGCTCCAGGGGCAACTGCAACAGAAGATCAACGTGACCTATGCGGGCGGCGACCAGATCCAGATCACGGCCGAGTCCACCAGTCCGGCCCAGGCCCGCGACATGGCCAATGCACTCAGCGATATTTTCATCTCCGAGAAACTCAAACAGGAGCTATCGTCAATTCGCTCGTCGCAGGATTTCTCCGATGTACAGCTTCAGAAATATGAAAAGCTGCTCGAAGACAAGATCGACGAAAAGACCGAATTCGAGCGGAATTACCTCCGGAACCAGCTCGACGGTGCCATTACGTCCGACAGCAACCGCACCCAGATACAGGGAGAGATCGACCAGACACAGTCGGATCTCAATGACCAGCAAACGCGGGAAAGGAGTCTGCTTTCCCGTCTCAACGGCACCGAAGGACTTTCGGCAGCCAGTCTGACATTGAAGGACTCCGAGGATAACCGCCGCGCCAAAGCCGACCTGAAAGAACTTCTGCGTTCCGTTTCCGAACTGATGACCAAGTACACCTGGCGTGACCCCCAGATTCTCAACAATCGCCTTCGCCAAAACTCACTGCTGGGTGGGATTGAGATTGAAAACAAGCGGCTCGTGACGGCTCAGTACGAAAACGTCAGCGAATCGACCCGCGCTTTGCTCACGGAGCTGTTCACCACGCGAGCCAGCCTGGACTACTTCACTGCCAAGAGAGAATTCCTCAAATCGACCCTGGACCAGATCAAGGACCAGGTGAACCGTCTGCCGGAATATCAGGCGACCATCGACCGGCTCGACCGCGAGATTCAATCAGCCACCGACTTGCGTGACAAATTCAAAAAACAGCAGGAGGGAACTACCATTTCGCAGGCGCTGCTTCAGGACATGTCGTCCTCCAAATATCGTGTCGTCGAACCGGCCAAGCTGCCGATGATACCGTTCAAGCCGGACCGCGTGAAGATCATCTTTATTGGTATTGTGCTCGGCCTCGTGATCGGTTGTGCCGCGGCGGTAGTGATGGAGCTGTTGGATTCTTCGTTTAAGAAGGTCGAAGACCTCGAGCAGTTCATCGGCCTGCCGGTCCTGGGCGTCACTCCCAAGATAGAATTCCTGAGCAAGTTCAAAAAACAAATCGCGTAG
- a CDS encoding fibronectin type III domain-containing protein, with protein sequence MRKYDFICLFLILSLASVVQGTTRYVKPTGTGTRDGSTWANAGPPAGQTPVGWLNSVMVGGDTAFFAPGSYIGEMLIPPANANRNDRTCYAAGDGVTANTIYDPGINYYNSLVNPSRLQFEASVAMAKACTLSGATRVPAGTAWTSYDAGQSTYSTPVSLPQWNQYSNRTAHVAGQDTLKVKMDTSLAQFTSDATAGRAYYDKSAGVLYFRTTTGASPTNFNIYATRRPSVSLWNVNEADYVSIIGFDIRYSEFGGVDIGNSPYSPDSVWIEHCRITRIASGPASNECAVSTRSGGTMCQGNRIRACYVMYIDENNSVDRATIITTYSHDYTVVDSCLIDGVNGAEWKNQAAAARGYANVFKYNTVKNAPAFGYCMLGNQWGDSCYGNYFINNVSHNISYRADGLYGAPANYQHFVANNSIYTTYTSASAAMVFGQDGSRNAAVPSDNYFKYNLAQGTQYGSYIQWSGGSDTSWLCSNNLFWNSDNFFVGYTWTNWIARRSGNWTGPVLQDIGSIYATTPLSAAVGGYANPAAGDLSRPNSLPEIDVTYGGKRWTRIGAWQPGGSTPPIGLNSIVADSLRCDYSGENDSLRFRFQTSAQTWPDSVIVAISLTNALPSSAQGSDRWARPYLGALRLDTLRITKLINETDTVIVGGWVRDNDSGFSAGVYDTIILTQPVVAPTPLTSLFFDSLRCDFSGESDSMRIRFSTGTQTFPDSVIFAITTNGTLPTVTSTDRSAVAYAGSITDTIPLVRTITETDTLILGGWVKDGGTYSSARYDTLILAQPSLSPLVSVIIDSTRADYSGEADSLRIRYTTSAQTFPDSVVLALSTTATLPTPSSTDRWARAYVGARTDTSYAIRAIVESDTVIIGAWTKDGTTYSTARYDTVFLIQPPTNPVTSVFLDSVRCDYSGESDSLRVRYTTGTQTFPDSVIYAVSLTGALPTQSQSADRFARRYFASRTDSAIVVKAIAESDTVIVGTWVKDANTYSVGRYDTLFLIQPPTSPLVALAIDSVRNDFSGETDSIRIRYTTSSQVFPDSVILALTSDGTLPTTGSPDRFARSYAASRTDTARIIRAVAEPDTIIIGAWVKDAAGISTARFDTLIYAVPAATPPEPLVLIAIDSIRSDYAGENDSLRVRWQTGTQTTPDSVVFALSLSGTLPGINASDRFTSSFVSNITDTTVIARAITEADTVIIGGWVKEGAVWSSARYDTVVLFSASPEPLVALALDSLHNDYSVENDSIRIRFSTGAQTWPDSVVFALTTDGSQPTLSSSDRFSRVFSASATDTVIISRSIVESATLILAAWVREGGSWSPALYDTLTYALPAPQPLVFVVIDSVQYDYAGENDSLRIVYRTGQESWPDSVIIAISFTSALPTVNSPDRWARLYIAGNSQSFFFSRLINEPDTIIIGGWVKNGSQLSAPIYDTIPLMPVLVYSNVTVTDISSSSASLSWTTSLLATSQVEYGPTTQYGFATTRDANKVLNHTVVITGLSAATTYHFRLLCDPGNGVQQSSDSSFVTSLATGGEVAISGEEVWFVTDSSALVMWTTSVAATSQVQYGARGRYKKSTPEDKSYAVGHSVYLQRLSPKTTYTYRVVSAEPSGTRAYGEDQTFTTAPKNQPNLAAGKPVASRIDGSSTTPVVLTDDVIDTCGATTEVWVSDDNRNQPQWVEIDLGSDSLVSEVIIYWACDTLGETWLTSQQYSIQAWNGVGYFDAAVVISPEIDHASINGFPDTLRTTRLRIYQPPNLGSADHPARLALTEVQIYGTEQFTPPTDTTGLTTSSPSAFNVSQPILRIENLPDSLPAGSSTAAKTTADRFYYFAVAEDTNMISIVVSSPAVPEEEGTVTSWKIPFPLEPNRTYYWQASVDSLFFSKVYAFTVYPQTHAYPNPFKMDQGGTVVFTGIPSGSNLIMISISGEVVKRWTNNTGEDIVWDGMNESGHTVSSGVYLWYIENSDIKGQLIVLR encoded by the coding sequence GTGAGAAAATACGACTTCATCTGCCTTTTCCTGATATTGTCGCTGGCCAGTGTTGTCCAGGGCACCACACGCTACGTCAAGCCGACCGGTACCGGAACGCGCGATGGTTCCACCTGGGCGAACGCCGGGCCGCCTGCCGGGCAGACGCCTGTGGGGTGGTTGAATAGCGTCATGGTCGGTGGGGATACGGCGTTTTTCGCGCCTGGGTCCTACATCGGTGAGATGCTCATTCCCCCCGCCAACGCCAATAGAAATGACCGCACGTGCTATGCTGCGGGCGATGGCGTCACGGCCAACACTATTTATGATCCTGGAATCAACTACTACAACAGCCTCGTCAACCCCAGCCGCCTCCAGTTTGAAGCCAGCGTTGCAATGGCGAAGGCGTGTACGTTGTCCGGAGCAACGCGTGTCCCGGCAGGAACGGCATGGACGTCGTATGATGCCGGACAATCGACCTATTCAACCCCGGTCAGTCTGCCTCAGTGGAATCAGTACAGCAACAGAACCGCTCATGTCGCCGGACAGGATACCCTGAAGGTCAAAATGGATACCAGCCTTGCGCAGTTCACGTCGGACGCGACGGCCGGACGGGCCTATTATGACAAATCCGCCGGCGTGCTGTATTTCCGCACGACCACCGGAGCCTCTCCGACCAACTTCAATATCTACGCCACCAGAAGGCCATCGGTATCATTGTGGAATGTCAACGAAGCGGATTACGTGTCCATCATCGGTTTTGATATCCGCTACTCCGAGTTCGGCGGGGTAGATATCGGCAACTCCCCGTATTCCCCCGACTCGGTCTGGATTGAGCACTGTCGCATTACGCGGATTGCCTCCGGACCGGCATCGAACGAGTGCGCCGTTTCAACCCGGAGCGGTGGTACGATGTGTCAGGGGAATCGCATCCGCGCCTGTTACGTGATGTATATCGACGAGAACAATTCCGTCGACAGGGCTACCATTATCACTACCTACAGCCATGATTACACGGTCGTCGACAGCTGTCTGATAGATGGGGTCAATGGAGCCGAGTGGAAAAATCAGGCCGCGGCGGCGAGGGGGTATGCCAACGTCTTCAAATACAACACCGTCAAAAACGCACCGGCATTCGGATATTGTATGCTCGGCAATCAATGGGGCGACTCCTGCTACGGCAACTACTTCATCAACAACGTCAGCCACAACATTTCCTATCGTGCCGACGGACTGTATGGTGCTCCGGCAAACTATCAGCATTTTGTGGCGAACAACAGCATCTACACGACATACACCTCTGCCAGCGCCGCAATGGTATTTGGACAGGATGGGAGCAGGAATGCGGCCGTCCCATCAGACAACTACTTCAAGTACAATCTTGCACAGGGGACACAGTACGGTTCCTATATACAGTGGTCGGGAGGATCGGATACTTCTTGGCTCTGTTCAAACAATCTATTTTGGAACTCTGACAATTTCTTTGTTGGGTATACGTGGACAAACTGGATCGCTAGGCGCTCCGGGAACTGGACCGGGCCTGTGCTGCAGGACATCGGCTCGATCTATGCGACAACGCCGCTATCCGCGGCAGTCGGCGGGTATGCTAATCCGGCCGCCGGCGACCTGTCTCGCCCTAACTCACTTCCGGAAATCGACGTCACTTACGGCGGCAAGCGCTGGACGCGCATCGGCGCCTGGCAACCTGGCGGCTCCACGCCCCCTATCGGCCTCAATTCCATCGTGGCTGATTCGCTCCGTTGTGACTACTCCGGCGAAAACGACAGCCTTCGTTTCCGCTTCCAGACCTCCGCCCAGACCTGGCCCGACTCAGTTATTGTGGCGATCAGTCTTACGAATGCTCTGCCTTCTTCAGCTCAGGGGTCAGACCGTTGGGCACGCCCGTACCTCGGTGCCTTGCGCCTCGACACTTTGCGGATCACCAAACTCATCAACGAGACCGATACGGTGATCGTCGGCGGCTGGGTCCGCGACAACGACAGCGGCTTCTCCGCCGGCGTGTACGATACGATCATCCTCACCCAACCGGTGGTCGCGCCGACACCTCTGACCAGCCTGTTTTTCGACTCGCTCCGCTGCGACTTCTCCGGCGAGAGCGACAGCATGCGGATTCGCTTCAGCACCGGCACGCAGACATTCCCGGATTCCGTTATTTTTGCCATCACCACCAACGGCACGCTGCCGACCGTGACGTCAACCGACCGCTCGGCCGTAGCGTACGCAGGCTCAATCACCGACACTATACCGTTGGTGCGAACTATTACGGAGACCGACACACTGATTCTTGGCGGGTGGGTCAAGGACGGCGGCACCTATTCTTCGGCCCGCTATGATACGCTGATTCTGGCACAGCCTTCGTTGAGCCCGCTGGTATCGGTGATTATCGACTCCACCCGCGCCGATTATTCGGGCGAGGCAGACAGCTTGCGGATCCGCTACACCACCTCGGCACAGACGTTCCCTGACTCCGTAGTTCTGGCGCTAAGCACCACTGCCACCCTGCCGACCCCGTCATCCACCGACCGCTGGGCGAGAGCGTATGTAGGGGCTCGTACCGATACCTCGTATGCCATTCGCGCTATTGTGGAGTCAGATACGGTAATCATCGGCGCCTGGACCAAGGACGGTACCACCTACTCTACGGCTCGATATGACACGGTCTTTCTGATCCAGCCACCCACCAATCCGGTGACCTCGGTGTTCCTGGACTCGGTACGCTGTGACTACAGCGGCGAAAGCGACAGTTTGCGGGTTCGGTATACCACTGGCACGCAAACTTTTCCTGATTCCGTCATCTATGCCGTCAGCCTGACCGGCGCTCTGCCGACCCAGAGCCAGTCCGCAGACCGCTTTGCGCGGCGCTATTTCGCATCGCGCACCGACAGCGCCATTGTCGTGAAAGCCATTGCCGAGTCGGACACGGTCATCGTCGGCACCTGGGTGAAAGATGCCAACACCTATTCGGTGGGACGGTACGATACCTTGTTCCTGATACAGCCCCCTACCAGTCCGCTGGTGGCACTGGCGATCGACTCGGTGCGTAACGATTTCTCCGGTGAGACTGACAGTATTCGCATTCGCTATACCACGAGTAGTCAGGTTTTCCCGGATTCAGTGATATTGGCATTGACGAGCGACGGTACCTTGCCGACCACCGGCTCGCCTGACAGATTTGCGCGAAGTTACGCAGCATCGAGGACGGACACGGCCAGAATAATCCGCGCCGTTGCGGAGCCGGATACGATAATAATAGGCGCCTGGGTGAAGGACGCAGCTGGGATATCGACCGCTCGGTTCGACACGCTGATATATGCCGTCCCGGCGGCCACCCCGCCCGAACCCCTGGTACTTATAGCGATCGACTCGATCCGTTCGGACTACGCCGGCGAGAACGACAGCCTGCGCGTTCGCTGGCAGACAGGCACCCAGACCACACCCGACTCGGTCGTCTTTGCCTTGAGTCTCAGCGGCACGCTGCCCGGCATCAATGCTTCGGACCGATTTACGTCCTCATTCGTCTCCAATATAACTGACACCACCGTGATCGCCCGCGCCATTACTGAAGCCGACACTGTTATTATTGGCGGCTGGGTGAAAGAAGGCGCCGTCTGGTCGAGCGCCCGCTATGATACGGTTGTCTTGTTTTCGGCGTCCCCGGAGCCACTGGTGGCGCTGGCACTCGATTCTCTGCACAACGATTACTCGGTGGAGAATGACAGTATCCGCATTCGGTTCAGTACAGGGGCGCAGACCTGGCCGGATTCGGTCGTCTTCGCGTTGACCACCGATGGCTCCCAGCCGACACTCAGTTCGTCCGACCGGTTCAGTCGCGTGTTCTCAGCATCCGCCACTGACACCGTTATAATCAGTCGTTCCATAGTCGAATCGGCGACGTTGATTCTGGCGGCATGGGTGCGCGAGGGAGGCAGTTGGTCGCCGGCTTTGTACGATACCCTTACGTATGCACTGCCGGCTCCTCAGCCGCTCGTGTTTGTTGTCATCGACTCGGTTCAATATGACTACGCCGGCGAAAACGACAGCCTGAGAATTGTGTATCGAACCGGGCAGGAGAGCTGGCCCGATTCGGTGATTATCGCCATCAGTTTCACATCGGCTCTTCCGACCGTGAACTCCCCGGATCGATGGGCCCGCCTGTATATCGCCGGCAACAGCCAGTCGTTCTTCTTCAGCCGACTCATCAACGAGCCGGACACCATTATCATCGGGGGCTGGGTCAAAAACGGAAGCCAGCTTTCAGCCCCTATCTATGATACCATCCCGCTGATGCCGGTATTGGTCTACTCGAACGTCACAGTGACGGATATATCATCGAGCTCGGCCTCGCTGAGTTGGACCACCAGTCTGCTGGCCACGTCGCAGGTGGAATACGGCCCGACCACGCAATACGGGTTTGCGACCACCCGCGATGCCAACAAGGTCCTCAATCACACGGTGGTGATTACGGGCCTGAGTGCCGCTACCACATATCATTTCCGTCTCCTGTGCGACCCCGGCAACGGCGTCCAGCAGAGCAGCGATTCCTCATTCGTGACCAGTCTTGCCACCGGAGGCGAAGTGGCCATCAGCGGTGAGGAGGTCTGGTTCGTGACGGATAGTTCGGCCCTTGTCATGTGGACGACATCGGTCGCCGCCACGTCGCAGGTGCAGTACGGCGCCCGGGGACGTTACAAGAAATCCACTCCAGAGGATAAATCCTATGCTGTTGGACATTCGGTCTATCTGCAGCGTCTGAGTCCCAAGACCACGTACACGTATCGTGTGGTTAGCGCCGAACCTTCTGGAACGCGCGCATACGGCGAGGATCAGACATTCACGACCGCGCCCAAGAATCAGCCGAATCTGGCGGCCGGCAAACCGGTCGCCTCGCGAATCGACGGCTCCAGCACCACACCGGTCGTACTGACCGACGATGTGATCGACACGTGCGGCGCGACGACCGAAGTCTGGGTATCCGATGACAACCGCAACCAGCCGCAGTGGGTTGAAATTGACCTTGGAAGCGACTCGCTCGTATCGGAAGTGATCATCTACTGGGCCTGCGACACGTTGGGCGAGACCTGGCTGACTTCACAGCAGTACAGCATACAGGCTTGGAACGGCGTAGGTTATTTTGATGCGGCTGTGGTGATCAGTCCGGAGATCGATCACGCCAGCATTAACGGTTTCCCCGATACGCTTCGCACCACCAGGCTGAGAATCTACCAGCCGCCGAACCTTGGGTCGGCGGACCATCCGGCTCGCCTGGCGCTGACCGAGGTCCAGATATACGGCACGGAACAGTTCACGCCGCCGACCGATACTACAGGACTCACGACATCATCACCGTCGGCGTTCAACGTCTCGCAGCCGATTCTCCGCATCGAGAATCTGCCGGATTCCCTCCCCGCCGGAAGCAGCACTGCCGCCAAGACCACGGCAGACCGCTTCTACTACTTTGCGGTGGCGGAAGACACCAACATGATCAGTATCGTTGTCTCTTCGCCGGCAGTACCGGAGGAAGAGGGCACCGTCACCAGTTGGAAAATACCATTCCCGCTGGAGCCCAACCGCACGTACTACTGGCAGGCGAGCGTGGACAGCCTCTTCTTCTCAAAAGTCTACGCCTTCACGGTCTATCCGCAGACCCACGCGTACCCGAATCCTTTCAAGATGGATCAGGGGGGGACGGTGGTATTCACCGGTATACCGTCTGGCTCCAACCTGATCATGATCAGTATTTCCGGCGAAGTGGTCAAACGCTGGACCAACAACACCGGCGAGGATATCGTCTGGGACGGCATGAATGAATCCGGCCATACGGTTTCCTCCGGTGTCTACCTGTGGTATATCGAGAATTCCGATATCAAGGGGCAGCTGATAGTCCTGAGATAG
- a CDS encoding FkbM family methyltransferase, translating into MNIKNVVKALVLSVLPERALQVLKKAYYPRILRSICERDEKDFGVIIHLVRPGDCVVDIGANIGVYTKFLSDLVGVHGRVLSVEPIPYTFEILCSNIRKLRLANVEPINCAVSNSNSNVTMEVPTYESGGENFYEARIVDDITDSSLRRERVESKTIDSLFLRLPRNISFIKCDVEGHELKCIKGAVKVMGESKPAWLVEISGDPGASKSPAAETFELMQHEGYEAYWFDGRNLNRWSRGDKSVNYFFLTPGHLQTLSGSGILGEPGAHIV; encoded by the coding sequence ATGAACATCAAGAATGTGGTAAAAGCCCTTGTCCTGAGCGTGCTTCCTGAGCGTGCTTTACAGGTCCTAAAGAAGGCGTATTATCCCCGCATTCTAAGATCAATTTGCGAAAGAGACGAAAAGGACTTTGGAGTCATTATACATCTGGTACGCCCTGGGGACTGCGTAGTCGACATAGGAGCCAACATCGGAGTGTACACTAAGTTTCTATCGGATCTTGTAGGTGTTCACGGTCGTGTACTGAGCGTCGAGCCAATCCCGTATACATTTGAGATTCTTTGCTCCAACATAAGGAAGCTTCGGTTGGCGAATGTCGAACCGATAAACTGTGCCGTCTCCAATTCGAATAGCAACGTGACGATGGAGGTCCCGACCTACGAATCCGGAGGTGAGAATTTTTACGAAGCCAGAATCGTCGATGACATAACCGACAGCTCACTAAGGCGAGAGCGAGTAGAATCGAAGACCATCGATTCCCTGTTCTTGAGACTACCACGTAACATCTCCTTCATTAAGTGCGATGTCGAGGGACACGAGCTCAAATGTATCAAAGGTGCTGTGAAGGTGATGGGAGAATCGAAGCCGGCGTGGCTTGTCGAGATATCAGGCGACCCAGGTGCTTCAAAATCTCCGGCCGCCGAGACTTTCGAACTGATGCAACACGAGGGCTACGAGGCCTATTGGTTCGATGGAAGGAATCTTAACAGGTGGAGCCGTGGCGACAAAAGTGTCAACTATTTCTTCTTGACGCCAGGTCATTTGCAGACACTGAGCGGTTCGGGAATCCTTGGCGAGCCCGGAGCCCATATAGTTTAG